One Vibrio quintilis DNA segment encodes these proteins:
- a CDS encoding PhoX family protein, whose amino-acid sequence MESSKKDLNETEFSTMVEAQLSRRGFLKGSAATGVGTFLALNPVMEAIAAEPTSKLLNFNPIPASTADQVIVPAGYRATPLISWGDPIFNRAPDFDPSGKQNADAQEKQFGDNTDGMSLFPISENRAVLAINNEYTNYEYLFDHQGKSMTAADVRKAQAAVGVTVVEIVRQGKNWQIDRTGQRNRRITANTAMQLTGPAAGHALLKTQNDPTGTKVHGTFNNCANGQTPWGTYLTCEENFDDFFGSKKGRDLTADEKRYGMAAKKSRYQWEQFDDRFDIAQHPNEPNRFGWVVEIDPNDPNSTPLKRTALGRFKHENAALVLDKSGHVVVYMGDDERGEFLYKFVSKKRYQPGNDAANRELLEDGTLYAAKFNMDTKSLKGGGQWLELTYGKNGLTAENGFASQAEVLIFARRAASLAGATTMDRPEWVAVHPGHQYVFCTLTNNKYRGVKDGQPIGGPNPRAKNQYGQILRWLPIDGDHTHDHFAWDLYLVAGNPEVHSDLYGGTDNINKDNMFNSPDGLGFDKDGRLWILTDGNYSNKGDFAGQGNNQMLCGDPLTGEIKRFLTGPIACEITGLTFSPDQKTMFVGVQHPGEKMAPSHFPEGGKSKPRSTVMMITRDDGGIIGA is encoded by the coding sequence ATGGAGTCATCAAAGAAGGATTTAAATGAGACTGAATTCAGTACCATGGTTGAGGCGCAACTTTCACGCCGTGGCTTTTTAAAAGGCAGTGCAGCAACAGGGGTCGGGACTTTTCTTGCGCTGAACCCGGTGATGGAAGCCATCGCCGCTGAGCCGACATCAAAACTGCTCAACTTTAATCCGATTCCTGCATCGACAGCAGATCAGGTGATCGTCCCTGCGGGTTATCGTGCCACACCACTGATTTCATGGGGCGACCCGATTTTCAACCGTGCCCCTGACTTTGATCCCAGCGGAAAGCAGAACGCAGACGCGCAGGAAAAGCAATTCGGTGATAATACCGATGGCATGAGCTTGTTCCCGATCAGTGAAAACCGGGCAGTGCTGGCCATCAATAATGAATATACCAATTATGAATATCTGTTTGACCATCAGGGAAAATCAATGACAGCTGCCGATGTCCGCAAAGCTCAGGCGGCTGTTGGTGTCACTGTGGTTGAAATTGTCAGGCAGGGGAAAAACTGGCAAATTGATCGCACCGGGCAACGTAACCGCCGGATCACTGCAAACACGGCGATGCAACTGACCGGACCAGCTGCCGGACATGCACTGCTGAAAACCCAAAACGACCCCACAGGTACCAAGGTGCATGGGACTTTCAACAACTGTGCAAACGGACAAACACCGTGGGGAACTTATCTGACATGTGAAGAAAACTTTGATGATTTTTTCGGCAGTAAGAAAGGCCGGGATCTGACTGCAGATGAAAAGCGCTACGGCATGGCAGCGAAGAAGAGCCGTTACCAATGGGAACAGTTCGATGATCGCTTTGATATCGCACAGCATCCGAATGAACCCAACCGTTTTGGCTGGGTGGTGGAAATTGACCCGAACGATCCAAATTCAACTCCGCTAAAGCGCACTGCACTGGGGCGGTTTAAGCATGAAAATGCAGCATTGGTTCTGGATAAAAGCGGTCATGTTGTCGTCTATATGGGAGACGATGAACGCGGCGAATTTTTATATAAATTTGTATCGAAAAAGCGCTACCAGCCGGGCAATGACGCCGCGAACCGGGAATTGCTCGAAGACGGTACCCTGTATGCTGCTAAATTTAATATGGACACCAAATCGCTCAAAGGCGGCGGCCAGTGGCTGGAGCTGACTTACGGGAAAAATGGCCTCACCGCAGAAAATGGCTTTGCCAGCCAGGCTGAAGTGTTAATTTTTGCCCGTCGCGCAGCTTCCCTTGCAGGTGCAACAACGATGGATCGCCCGGAATGGGTTGCGGTACATCCCGGTCATCAGTATGTGTTCTGTACACTGACCAACAATAAATACCGCGGCGTCAAAGACGGTCAGCCGATCGGTGGGCCAAATCCACGGGCGAAAAACCAATATGGGCAGATTCTTCGCTGGTTACCGATTGATGGCGATCATACGCACGATCATTTTGCCTGGGATCTGTATCTGGTTGCCGGGAACCCGGAAGTACATTCAGACTTGTACGGCGGCACCGATAACATCAACAAAGACAACATGTTTAACAGTCCGGACGGGCTGGGATTTGATAAAGACGGACGCTTATGGATTCTGACCGATGGCAATTACTCCAATAAAGGCGACTTTGCCGGTCAGGGAAACAATCAGATGTTATGTGGCGACCCGCTGACCGGAGAAATCAAGCGTTTCTTAACCGGCCCAATCGCCTGCGAAATCACCGGCCTGACATTTTCACCGGACCAGAAAACCATGTTTGTTGGTGTTCAGCATCCGGGCGAAAAAATGGCGCCATCGCACTTCCCTGAAGGCGGAAAAAGTAAACCACGCTCCACAGTGATGATGATCACCCGTGACGACGGCGGTATTATTGGTGCTTAG
- the choW gene encoding choline ABC transporter permease subunit: MNFITEYKIPLGQWMESGVDWLTLNASGFFDAISFFLESVILSLVDLFKWMPPAVPILMTAGLAWYLHRKVSLVVFIVAAFLLILNMGYWQEMLETFVLVFAATTISVLIGVPLGIMAGHRPWLYTLMRPVLDLMQTVPTFVYLIPTLVLFGLGIVPGLISTIIFAIAAPIRLTYLGITRVPEDLIEAGRAFGASRMKLLFKVELPAAMPSIMTGVTQCIMLSLSMVVISALVGADGLGKPVVRALNTVNISQGFEAGLAIVLVAIILDRICKTPSQKEM; encoded by the coding sequence GTGAACTTTATTACAGAGTACAAAATTCCGCTGGGTCAGTGGATGGAAAGTGGCGTTGACTGGCTGACACTGAACGCCTCAGGTTTTTTTGACGCGATTTCATTCTTTCTTGAAAGCGTCATTCTTTCTTTGGTCGATCTGTTTAAATGGATGCCTCCGGCCGTTCCCATTTTAATGACTGCCGGACTGGCGTGGTATCTGCACCGGAAAGTTTCACTGGTTGTGTTTATTGTGGCGGCCTTTTTGCTGATTTTAAATATGGGCTACTGGCAGGAAATGCTGGAAACCTTTGTTCTGGTTTTTGCCGCGACAACGATTTCCGTATTGATTGGCGTCCCTTTAGGCATTATGGCCGGACACCGCCCCTGGCTTTACACACTGATGAGACCGGTGCTTGATCTGATGCAAACCGTTCCGACATTTGTGTATTTGATCCCAACGTTGGTTCTGTTTGGTCTGGGCATTGTGCCGGGGCTGATTTCAACGATTATTTTTGCTATTGCCGCACCAATCCGTCTGACATATCTGGGGATTACCCGGGTTCCGGAAGATTTGATTGAAGCGGGAAGGGCTTTTGGTGCCAGCCGGATGAAGCTGCTGTTTAAAGTGGAGTTGCCCGCTGCAATGCCAAGTATTATGACGGGGGTGACGCAATGTATCATGCTGTCGCTTTCCATGGTGGTGATTTCAGCACTGGTTGGTGCGGATGGGCTGGGTAAACCGGTGGTTCGGGCACTGAATACAGTCAACATCTCACAAGGTTTTGAGGCGGGATTAGCCATTGTGCTGGTCGCAATCATTCTTGACCGCATCTGTAAAACCCCAAGCCAGAAGGAGATGTAA
- a CDS encoding pseudouridine-5'-phosphate glycosidase, which yields MLEKYLDIQPEVAIALAENKPVVALESTIISHGMPYPRNVETALQVENTIRESGAIPATIAIIKGRLKVGLSEEEIEYLGKAGTAVTKVSRRDIPFMVAGQKDGATTVAATMILAELAGIRVFATGGIGGVHRGAQETFDISADLQELAGTSVAVVCAGAKSILDLGLTREYLETHGVPVIGYQTDQLPAFYTRESDQTIDYRLDDAQAIATALKVKWELGLKGGAVIANPIPQQYAMPVETIQSAIEQALTEAGEQGITGKESTPFLLARVCELTGGNSLDSNIQLVLNNARLGAAIAIGLCQL from the coding sequence ATGTTAGAAAAATATCTCGATATTCAGCCTGAAGTTGCCATCGCACTGGCTGAAAATAAACCTGTCGTGGCACTGGAATCGACCATCATCTCTCACGGCATGCCTTATCCACGTAACGTCGAAACTGCGTTGCAGGTCGAAAATACCATTCGTGAATCTGGTGCCATTCCCGCCACAATTGCAATTATTAAAGGCCGCCTGAAAGTTGGCTTAAGTGAAGAAGAAATTGAATATCTGGGCAAAGCCGGAACGGCAGTGACAAAAGTCAGCCGCCGGGATATTCCGTTTATGGTTGCAGGTCAGAAAGATGGTGCAACCACAGTGGCAGCCACCATGATTCTGGCTGAGCTTGCCGGTATCCGGGTATTTGCCACCGGTGGTATTGGCGGTGTTCACCGGGGTGCGCAGGAGACCTTTGATATTTCAGCCGATTTGCAGGAACTGGCCGGCACCAGTGTTGCCGTTGTCTGCGCCGGTGCAAAATCAATTCTGGATCTGGGGCTGACCCGTGAATATCTGGAAACTCACGGTGTGCCTGTGATTGGGTATCAAACCGATCAACTGCCGGCATTCTATACCCGGGAAAGTGATCAGACGATCGACTATCGTCTTGATGATGCTCAGGCGATTGCCACAGCACTAAAAGTAAAATGGGAACTGGGCCTGAAAGGCGGTGCTGTCATTGCGAACCCGATTCCGCAACAGTATGCCATGCCGGTTGAAACCATTCAGTCAGCAATTGAACAGGCGCTGACTGAAGCAGGGGAACAGGGAATCACCGGAAAAGAATCCACCCCGTTTCTGCTGGCGCGGGTCTGTGAGCTGACCGGCGGAAACAGCCTTGATTCCAATATTCAGCTGGTTCTGAACAATGCCCGCCTTGGTGCAGCGATTGCTATCGGGCTGTGTCAGCTATAA
- a CDS encoding NADP-dependent oxidoreductase, translated as MSDSQNQRIVLASRPHGTPTQDNFRAETSDIPTPGAGELLLKTIYLSLDPYMRGRMSDAKSYAEPVAVNDVMVGGTVCRIEVSNHPDYQAGEWVLAYTGWQKYALSNGEGLLKLGQNPQNPSYALGILGMPGFTAYMGLLDIGQPQAGETVVVAAATGPVGATVGQIAKLKGCRVVGIAGGKEKCRYATETLGFDACIDHHSDQLAQLLADVCPAGIDVYYENVGGKVFDAVMPLLNTKARIPLCGLVSQYNATELPPGPDRLSQLMGMLLVKRIKVQGFIIFDDYGHRYPEFAQAMNEWVSQGKIHYREQIVAGLENAPEAFMGLLEGKNFGKLVIQVAQPE; from the coding sequence ATGAGTGATTCTCAAAATCAACGCATTGTGCTCGCCTCCCGCCCTCATGGCACCCCGACTCAGGATAATTTCCGCGCCGAAACCTCAGACATACCAACACCCGGCGCCGGTGAACTTTTGCTGAAAACGATTTATTTATCCCTTGATCCCTACATGCGCGGACGGATGAGTGATGCAAAATCATATGCAGAACCTGTCGCCGTTAACGATGTGATGGTCGGCGGAACGGTCTGCCGGATTGAAGTCTCCAATCATCCGGATTATCAGGCTGGTGAATGGGTGCTGGCCTATACCGGCTGGCAAAAATACGCGCTCTCCAACGGCGAAGGTTTGCTCAAACTCGGGCAAAATCCGCAAAATCCGTCTTATGCACTGGGCATTCTGGGCATGCCCGGGTTTACCGCCTACATGGGCTTACTGGATATTGGTCAGCCGCAGGCCGGAGAAACCGTCGTGGTCGCAGCAGCAACCGGTCCGGTTGGTGCAACCGTCGGACAGATTGCAAAACTCAAAGGCTGCCGGGTGGTCGGGATCGCAGGCGGAAAAGAGAAGTGTCGCTATGCCACTGAAACACTGGGCTTTGATGCCTGTATTGACCACCATTCAGATCAGCTGGCGCAATTACTGGCGGATGTCTGTCCTGCGGGGATTGATGTCTATTATGAAAATGTCGGCGGAAAAGTCTTTGATGCAGTGATGCCGCTTTTAAATACCAAAGCCAGAATACCTTTGTGTGGACTGGTTTCGCAGTATAATGCGACTGAATTACCACCGGGACCAGACCGGCTGTCTCAGTTGATGGGCATGCTGTTGGTCAAACGAATTAAAGTTCAGGGGTTCATCATTTTCGATGATTATGGTCATCGTTATCCTGAATTTGCCCAGGCGATGAATGAATGGGTTTCTCAGGGAAAAATTCACTATCGTGAACAGATCGTTGCGGGGCTGGAAAATGCACCGGAAGCCTTTATGGGGCTGCTCGAAGGTAAAAACTTCGGTAAATTAGTGATTCAGGTCGCACAACCTGAGTAA
- a CDS encoding LysR family transcriptional regulator: MQSGEYTELKAFYAVAEEGSFSAAARQLRISASALSQIIRRLEDRMDVRLFNRTTRSVALTEAGQQFYQRIRPALATLESAFHELKAQSGTLSGTVRIHATHMAADTILTPFIGQFHQDFPDIVLDVVAEDAVIDITAAGFDCGLALGEFVQQDMVAYPLGPELKMTAAASPAYLEKYGAPQTPADLQHHQCLNWRYMAEKRIYRWEFFQDDHWISVAVNGPLITTRRELALSAALQHTGIVFWTENMLQPWLDSGKLIPLLQDFCPPFLGWHLYYPKHRHTSGALRAFIDALRQFYPRP, encoded by the coding sequence ATGCAAAGTGGTGAATATACGGAACTGAAGGCATTTTACGCCGTTGCAGAGGAAGGCAGTTTTTCTGCTGCAGCCAGACAGCTACGGATTTCCGCCTCAGCACTCAGCCAGATTATCCGGCGACTGGAAGACAGGATGGATGTCCGGCTGTTTAACCGGACGACCCGCAGCGTCGCATTAACGGAAGCCGGGCAGCAGTTCTATCAACGGATTCGCCCGGCACTGGCAACACTGGAATCGGCATTTCATGAACTCAAAGCGCAGTCCGGAACACTGAGCGGCACCGTCCGGATTCACGCAACGCATATGGCTGCTGACACGATACTCACCCCCTTTATCGGCCAGTTTCATCAGGATTTTCCGGACATTGTGCTGGATGTCGTAGCCGAAGACGCAGTCATTGACATTACCGCCGCCGGATTTGATTGCGGCCTTGCGCTGGGAGAGTTTGTTCAACAGGATATGGTGGCTTACCCGTTAGGACCGGAACTGAAAATGACAGCAGCTGCCAGCCCGGCCTATCTGGAAAAATACGGTGCACCGCAAACCCCGGCAGATTTACAGCATCATCAATGTTTGAACTGGCGTTATATGGCAGAAAAGCGCATTTACCGATGGGAGTTTTTTCAGGATGACCACTGGATTTCTGTTGCAGTCAACGGACCATTGATCACAACCCGCAGAGAACTGGCTTTGTCAGCAGCTCTGCAACATACCGGCATCGTATTCTGGACCGAAAACATGCTTCAGCCATGGCTGGACAGCGGGAAACTGATTCCGTTGCTACAGGATTTTTGTCCGCCATTTTTAGGCTGGCACCTCTATTATCCGAAGCATCGCCACACCTCCGGCGCTTTACGGGCATTTATTGATGCACTCCGTCAGTTTTATCCGCGACCGTAA
- a CDS encoding GNAT family N-acetyltransferase, with the protein MEITSERLIMRPLRVSDRTFFESLYTDSRVIRFCFDPPGPDEIEQKFQSRLYPWTSDSENWLCLVITKKTSGEPVGITGFFLQDGIAEVGFLLSAEHHGRQYGTESLKALIQWTVETCDITAFQAVVTAGNIASERVLEKCGFELIEVEPDAYMIGGKLYADHLYTLVF; encoded by the coding sequence ATGGAAATCACTTCAGAGCGGTTGATCATGCGGCCGCTGAGGGTATCAGACCGGACATTTTTTGAATCACTATATACTGATTCCAGGGTGATCCGGTTTTGTTTTGATCCACCGGGACCGGATGAAATTGAACAAAAATTTCAGTCCCGTCTGTATCCATGGACCTCTGATTCAGAGAACTGGTTGTGTTTGGTGATCACGAAAAAAACCTCCGGAGAGCCGGTTGGAATTACCGGCTTCTTTTTACAGGATGGCATTGCAGAAGTCGGTTTTCTGCTCAGTGCTGAGCATCATGGGCGTCAGTATGGCACTGAATCGCTGAAAGCGCTGATTCAGTGGACGGTTGAAACCTGTGATATCACGGCTTTTCAGGCAGTTGTCACCGCAGGAAATATTGCCTCGGAACGGGTATTGGAAAAGTGTGGTTTTGAACTGATAGAAGTAGAACCGGATGCTTATATGATTGGTGGGAAATTATACGCAGATCATCTGTATACGCTTGTTTTCTGA
- a CDS encoding GNAT family N-acetyltransferase: MFTLKIADELELALVEPAFAQDYLDIVASQRDYLSQWLVWPQFAQDKAFFVEFIQKSLIDYAKGKSLTCAIVFEGQVVGNISFNSISDTLKKVEIGYWLSQTYQGKGIVSRAVAKLTEIAFNEMEMTKVQIAAAVGNQPSRRVCERLGFQLEGVITQEEKINGCLLDHAIYGLRKADWQKHRG, encoded by the coding sequence ATGTTTACACTTAAAATTGCCGATGAACTTGAATTAGCACTGGTAGAACCAGCCTTTGCGCAGGACTATCTGGATATTGTGGCTTCACAACGTGATTACTTATCTCAGTGGCTGGTGTGGCCGCAGTTTGCTCAGGATAAAGCATTCTTTGTTGAGTTTATTCAAAAATCACTGATTGACTATGCAAAGGGTAAATCACTCACCTGCGCGATTGTCTTTGAAGGTCAGGTTGTGGGGAATATCAGCTTTAACTCAATCAGTGACACCCTGAAGAAAGTTGAAATTGGCTACTGGCTTAGTCAGACATATCAGGGCAAAGGTATTGTCAGCAGAGCAGTGGCAAAACTAACCGAAATCGCATTTAATGAAATGGAAATGACCAAAGTGCAGATTGCCGCAGCAGTCGGAAACCAGCCCAGCAGGAGAGTCTGCGAACGCCTGGGGTTTCAGCTGGAAGGGGTGATTACGCAGGAAGAAAAGATTAATGGCTGTCTGCTTGATCATGCCATTTACGGATTACGGAAAGCTGACTGGCAAAAGCACAGAGGCTAA
- a CDS encoding aldo/keto reductase produces MLKTRFLGRQGLAVSELGLGCMGMSHAYGPADEKESLATLDRALALGVQLFDTAEFYGPYKNEELLGRWLSRLQSQREKMIVATKFGFDLSKTRASGLDSRPEHIRQVVDASLLRLQTDYIDILYQHRVDPDVPVEDVAGTVGELIQAGKVRYFGLSEASPDTIRRAHQVQPVSVLQSEYSLWERQLENEVLPVLRELSIGLVPFSPLGRGFLTGSAKPAEAYPKDDFRSWGDPRLQGENYQANMRMAQVVKDIAVQHHSTPARIALAWLLAQGEDIVPIPGSKSRRHLEDNMGAGSVVLSQEELTALNQMTVTGARYVPEFERFTDKV; encoded by the coding sequence ATGTTGAAAACACGGTTTTTAGGTCGTCAGGGACTGGCGGTATCGGAATTAGGTCTGGGATGTATGGGAATGAGCCATGCCTATGGGCCTGCGGATGAGAAAGAATCACTGGCGACACTTGACCGGGCGCTGGCGCTGGGGGTTCAGCTTTTTGATACCGCAGAATTTTACGGGCCTTATAAGAATGAAGAATTACTTGGTCGCTGGCTATCCCGCCTTCAGAGTCAGCGGGAAAAGATGATTGTTGCGACAAAGTTTGGTTTTGACCTCAGTAAAACCCGCGCTTCAGGCCTGGACAGCCGCCCGGAGCATATCCGGCAGGTGGTGGATGCATCCCTTTTGCGACTGCAAACAGACTATATTGATATTTTGTATCAGCACCGGGTTGACCCGGATGTGCCGGTTGAAGACGTGGCCGGGACTGTCGGTGAACTGATACAGGCAGGGAAAGTCCGCTATTTCGGATTATCTGAAGCCAGTCCGGATACCATCCGCCGGGCGCATCAGGTTCAGCCGGTTTCTGTATTACAAAGTGAATACTCTCTGTGGGAACGTCAGCTGGAAAATGAAGTACTCCCCGTGCTGCGTGAACTGAGTATTGGTTTAGTCCCTTTCAGTCCGCTTGGTCGCGGGTTTCTGACCGGCAGTGCAAAGCCGGCAGAAGCTTATCCGAAAGATGATTTTCGTTCCTGGGGCGACCCGCGTCTGCAGGGGGAAAATTATCAGGCTAACATGCGTATGGCGCAGGTGGTCAAAGATATTGCCGTGCAACACCATTCAACACCGGCCAGAATTGCCCTGGCATGGCTGCTGGCTCAGGGAGAGGATATTGTGCCGATTCCGGGCAGCAAAAGCCGCCGGCATCTGGAAGATAATATGGGGGCAGGGTCGGTGGTACTCAGTCAGGAGGAGCTGACTGCTCTGAATCAGATGACGGTGACCGGCGCGAGATATGTGCCGGAGTTCGAACGCTTTACCGATAAGGTCTGA
- a CDS encoding BspA family leucine-rich repeat surface protein has product MKSIYHPKMSGTGLTLLGVTGSLFICMSPAFASQPVTCSDKEAGSVFESDNHLYLVVDDALVRDAENLEALKQGRIRFCTSHVANMSLLFAGDDFNQDIGDWDTAQVTDMSSMFEDATEFNQDIGHWNTALVRDMHSMFLGAHQFNGDVSRWNTANVTDMSSMFEDAHAFNQDVTHWNISKVTTLEKTFYRAARFNQNLRNWNTSGVTTMKMTFAGAGHFNGDISRWNTSRVTTMASMFEDAGAFNHDLGQWNTTSLADVRDMFRNAARFDQDLNGWDTSHIADMRGMFAGAVRFNGEIGQWNVSHVVNMSDMFHGAAHFNRDISNWDTSGLIAAVNMFREARRFNQPLAAWDTSRLKNTSFMFRQAGVFNQYIGSWDTSALVSATGMFWAAASFDRDISQWNTGKLTYASAMFAYASSFNQDIGQWDTSGLKRANSMFQAATAFNQDISGWNTSSLERVISMFEHAESFDQDLTGWDLSRVKAKYAQNFARYSAMTAEYLPAFADAE; this is encoded by the coding sequence ATGAAATCGATATACCACCCAAAAATGTCCGGTACCGGGCTCACTTTACTGGGAGTGACCGGCTCACTCTTCATCTGTATGAGTCCGGCTTTTGCCAGTCAGCCGGTCACGTGTAGCGATAAAGAAGCCGGTTCAGTATTTGAAAGTGACAATCATCTCTATCTGGTGGTGGATGACGCTTTAGTCCGGGACGCAGAAAATCTTGAGGCGCTGAAACAGGGCAGAATCCGTTTCTGTACCTCTCATGTGGCGAATATGTCGTTACTGTTTGCCGGTGATGATTTCAATCAGGATATTGGTGACTGGGATACAGCTCAGGTGACGGATATGTCGTCCATGTTTGAAGATGCAACTGAATTTAATCAGGATATCGGTCACTGGAATACTGCGTTGGTGAGGGACATGCACAGTATGTTTTTGGGCGCACATCAGTTTAATGGTGATGTCAGCCGGTGGAATACCGCCAATGTGACGGATATGTCGTCTATGTTTGAGGATGCGCATGCGTTTAACCAGGATGTGACCCACTGGAATATTTCGAAAGTGACCACACTGGAGAAGACCTTTTACCGGGCTGCCCGTTTTAATCAGAATCTCAGAAACTGGAATACGTCCGGTGTGACCACAATGAAAATGACTTTTGCCGGGGCCGGGCATTTTAATGGTGATATCAGCCGCTGGAACACGTCACGGGTTACAACGATGGCAAGTATGTTTGAGGATGCAGGTGCATTCAATCATGATCTCGGTCAGTGGAATACAACCAGCCTCGCGGATGTCAGAGATATGTTCCGCAATGCTGCCCGTTTTGATCAGGATCTGAATGGCTGGGATACCTCACATATTGCCGATATGCGGGGGATGTTTGCCGGTGCCGTGCGATTTAACGGTGAAATCGGTCAATGGAATGTTTCACACGTTGTGAATATGTCTGACATGTTCCACGGGGCGGCTCATTTCAACCGTGATATCAGCAACTGGGATACCTCAGGCCTGATTGCTGCGGTGAATATGTTCCGTGAAGCCCGCCGGTTTAATCAGCCCCTTGCGGCCTGGGACACATCCCGTCTGAAAAATACCAGTTTTATGTTCCGTCAGGCAGGCGTATTTAACCAATATATCGGTAGCTGGGATACTTCGGCTCTGGTCAGTGCGACCGGTATGTTCTGGGCAGCCGCCAGCTTTGATCGTGATATCAGTCAGTGGAATACCGGGAAGCTGACCTATGCCAGTGCGATGTTTGCTTATGCCAGCAGCTTTAATCAGGATATCGGCCAGTGGGATACATCCGGTCTGAAAAGAGCGAATTCAATGTTTCAGGCAGCGACAGCATTTAACCAGGATATCAGCGGCTGGAATACTTCCTCACTGGAACGGGTGATTTCAATGTTCGAGCACGCAGAAAGTTTTGATCAGGACCTGACGGGGTGGGATCTCAGCCGTGTGAAAGCAAAATATGCACAGAATTTTGCCCGTTACAGTGCCATGACTGCGGAGTATTTACCGGCTTTTGCTGATGCTGAGTAG
- the choV gene encoding choline ABC transporter ATP-binding protein, with the protein MGAITIKNLDVVFGDKPQKALPLLDAGKSRQEIIDETGLVVGVNNVSLTVQEGEICVLMGLSGSGKSSLLRAVNGLNKISRGALEVKDGDEKVDLAQCDKKTLRHLRTHRVSMVFQKFALMPWLTVLDNVAFGLELQGVPKAERRKKARDQLEMVGLAEWENQYPHELSGGMQQRVGLARAFAMDTDILLMDEPFSALDPLIRAQLQDELILLQNKLNKTILFVSHDLDEALKIGNNIAIMESGELIQHGKPEDIVLNPKNDYVKDFVAHTNPLNVLRGRSLMQPADSLTSEENRWQICETRQLWVEQNQDQIALANDDLNLHYWNAESTDFEAVNDSAVVVAHPDIEMRDAIELKMRSQHPVLLAESGRFIGVLDDQAFYNALLGNYQ; encoded by the coding sequence ATGGGTGCCATTACGATTAAAAATCTGGATGTGGTGTTTGGTGATAAACCACAGAAAGCATTGCCGCTGCTGGATGCCGGTAAAAGCCGTCAGGAAATTATTGATGAAACCGGTTTGGTTGTTGGTGTAAATAATGTCAGCCTGACCGTTCAGGAAGGTGAAATCTGTGTGCTGATGGGCTTGTCCGGTTCCGGTAAATCCAGCTTATTACGCGCTGTCAACGGTCTGAATAAAATCAGCCGCGGCGCGCTGGAAGTTAAAGATGGCGATGAAAAGGTTGACTTAGCTCAGTGTGATAAGAAAACACTGCGTCATCTGCGTACACACCGGGTGTCTATGGTGTTCCAGAAATTTGCACTGATGCCCTGGCTGACAGTGCTGGATAACGTTGCTTTTGGCCTTGAATTGCAGGGTGTACCGAAAGCAGAGCGTCGTAAAAAAGCACGTGATCAGCTGGAAATGGTGGGGCTGGCTGAATGGGAAAACCAGTATCCCCATGAACTTTCCGGCGGGATGCAACAACGGGTCGGGCTGGCTCGGGCCTTTGCGATGGATACCGATATTCTGCTGATGGATGAACCGTTTTCTGCGCTTGATCCACTGATTCGTGCGCAACTCCAGGATGAGCTGATTTTACTGCAAAACAAACTGAACAAAACGATTCTGTTTGTCAGCCATGATCTGGACGAAGCGCTGAAGATTGGTAATAACATCGCGATTATGGAGTCCGGAGAGTTGATCCAGCACGGTAAGCCTGAAGATATTGTCCTGAATCCGAAAAATGACTATGTCAAAGATTTTGTTGCCCATACTAATCCACTGAATGTTCTCAGAGGACGCTCATTGATGCAACCGGCAGACAGCCTGACCTCAGAGGAAAACCGTTGGCAGATTTGTGAAACCAGACAATTGTGGGTCGAACAGAATCAGGATCAAATCGCACTGGCAAATGATGATTTAAACCTGCATTACTGGAATGCTGAGTCCACAGATTTCGAAGCTGTGAATGATTCCGCTGTGGTTGTGGCACATCCGGATATTGAAATGCGTGATGCGATTGAACTGAAAATGCGCAGTCAGCATCCGGTATTGCTGGCAGAAAGCGGCCGGTTTATCGGTGTCCTCGATGATCAGGCCTTTTATAATGCATTGCTGGGGAATTATCAGTAG